One stretch of Brevibacillus laterosporus DNA includes these proteins:
- a CDS encoding IclR family transcriptional regulator codes for MQQKNKTVVKALDLLSLFLTHPYLTLAQLVELSEKPKTSVHRMVGSLEEMGFLRKDEDGRFALGLTFLQYGQLVSDRLDIRQTALPWMNQLRDEMGEAVHLIMKDGVDAIYIEKLDTKHPVRLYTKVGRRSPLYAGACSRIVLAFLPDAEIEEYLENVQFERIAKGTITTCKELVEKLEESRRNYYTISYSELENETVSVAAPIFDHRGKLLAGLSVAGPEVRFQANKLPLLIKETMETAERISRSLGGQKEYPRHQWTQLV; via the coding sequence GTGCAACAAAAAAATAAGACAGTGGTGAAAGCATTAGATTTACTTTCTCTATTTCTTACTCATCCATATTTAACGTTAGCCCAATTAGTAGAGTTATCCGAGAAACCTAAGACCTCTGTGCATCGTATGGTCGGGTCACTGGAGGAGATGGGATTCCTACGAAAGGATGAGGACGGTCGCTTTGCGCTTGGTTTAACTTTTCTGCAATACGGTCAACTGGTGTCGGATCGGTTAGATATTCGCCAAACGGCCCTTCCATGGATGAATCAGTTACGGGATGAGATGGGAGAAGCCGTTCATCTCATTATGAAGGATGGTGTGGATGCCATTTACATAGAAAAGCTAGATACCAAGCATCCGGTGCGGTTATATACCAAGGTGGGGAGACGTTCTCCTCTGTATGCAGGGGCTTGTTCACGCATTGTTTTAGCTTTTTTACCAGATGCAGAGATTGAGGAATATTTGGAAAATGTTCAATTTGAGCGTATCGCAAAAGGTACGATTACTACTTGTAAAGAGTTAGTTGAGAAGCTGGAAGAGTCCCGTAGGAATTACTACACGATTAGTTACTCGGAATTGGAGAATGAGACTGTTTCTGTAGCAGCTCCTATTTTTGATCATCGGGGAAAACTATTGGCTGGTCTTAGTGTTGCAGGTCCAGAGGTGCGCTTTCAAGCTAATAAATTACCTTTGCTTATTAAAGAGACAATGGAAACGGCTGAACGAATCTCGCGCTCACTTGGTGGGCAGAAGGAGTATCCAC